The nucleotide sequence TCCTCATAGCAGATGCCCTGCATACAAGAAGCGATATCTTTGTTTCCGTAGCAGTCATTATAAGTCTCATTACTGCAAAATTCGGCTATCCGTTGATCGACTTCATTATAAGTCTCATTACTGCAAAATTCGGCTATCCGTTGATCGACTCAATCGCAGCCATTATTATTGCCTTTTTGATTGCAAAGATGGGCTTTAATATCCTGAAAAGTGCCTCTGATGTCCTGGCTGATACTGTATGCATAAGGACGAAAGAAATAGAGGATGTAGTTATGACAATTGAAGGTGTGAAGGGGTGCCACAGGGTAAGGACGAGGGGCAGGGAAGACGAAGTACGCCTTGACCTGCATGTCCTCATTGATCCCAAAATGCAAACAGATAAGGCCCATGACTTAGCACACGCTGTAGAAGAAACCATAAAAAACAGATTTCCCCATGTAGTAGATGTATTGGTTCATATAGAGCCCTATACAAGAAGTGGCAGCGTCTGTGATTAGTGAACAGTGTCACTGATAACCGACACTGTTTAAAGGGCTGAATAAGTTCAGATACATATGAGACAAAATAAA is from Nitrospirota bacterium and encodes:
- a CDS encoding cation transporter, which codes for MRLQKVRRVLFYTFFLNMAVAAAKVIYGYMTNSISMLSDGFHSFFDGTSNIIGIIGIWIASHPPDEKHPYGHKKYETIATIAVAFLIFIACFQVLRKAYFSFKMPAAIEVTSISFAVMAITLLVNLAVMTYETKKGRELTSDFLIADALHTRSDIFVSVAVIISLITAKFGYPLIDFIISLITAKFGYPLIDSIAAIIIAFLIAKMGFNILKSASDVLADTVCIRTKEIEDVVMTIEGVKGCHRVRTRGREDEVRLDLHVLIDPKMQTDKAHDLAHAVEETIKNRFPHVVDVLVHIEPYTRSGSVCD